From Canis lupus dingo isolate Sandy chromosome 24, ASM325472v2, whole genome shotgun sequence, a single genomic window includes:
- the RALY gene encoding RNA-binding protein Raly isoform X2, which translates to MSLKIQTSNVTNKNDPKSINSRVFIGNLNTAVVKKSDVETIFSKYGRVAGCSVHKGYAFVQYANERHARAAVLGENGRVLAGQTLDINMAGEPKPNRPKGLKRAASAIYRLFDYRGRLSPVPVPRAVPVKRPRVTVPLVRRVKTTIPVKLFARSTAITAGSAKIKLKSSELQTIKTELTQIKSNIDALLGRLEQIAEEQKANPDGKKKGDSSSGSGGGSSGGSSRPPAPQEDTASEAGTPQGEAQARDDGDEEGLLTHSEEELEHSQDTDAEDGALQ; encoded by the exons ATGTCCTTGAAGATCCAGACAAGCAATGTAACCAACAAGAATGACCCCAAGTCTATCAACTCTCGGGTCTTCATCGGAAACCTCAACACAGCTGTGGTGAAGAAGTCAGATGTGGAGACCATCTTCTCCAAGTATGGCCGTGTGGCCGGCTGTTCTGTGCACAAAGGCTATGCCTTTGTGCAGTATGCCAACGAGCGTCATGCCCGGGCAGCTGTGCTGGGAGAGAATGGGCGGGTGCTGGCCGGGCAGACTCTGG ATATCAACATGGCTGGAGAGCCCAAGCCTAACAGACCCAAGGGGCTAAAGAGAGCAGCATCTGCCATATACAG GCTCTTCGACTATAGGGGCCGCCTGTCACCTGTGCCAGTGCCCAGGGCGGTCCCTGTGAAGCGACCACGGGTCACAGTCCCCTTGGTCCGGCGCGTCAAAACCACCATACCTGTCAAGCTCTTTGCCCGCTCCACAGCCATTACTGCCGGCTCAGCCAAGATCAAGT TAAAGAGCAGTGAGCTGCAGACCATCAAGACAGAGCTGACACAGATCAAGTCCAACATCGACGCTCTACTGGGCCGCTTGGAGCAGATTGCCGAGGAGCAGAAGGCTAACCCAG ATGGCAAGAAGAAGGGCGACAGCAGCAGTGGCAGTGGTGGGGGCAGTAGTGGTGGCAGCAGCCGGCCACCAGCCCCCCAGGAGGACACAGCTTCTGAAGCAGGCACACCCCAGGGAGAAGCACAGGCCCGAGACGACGGCGATGAGGAGGGGCTGCTGACGCACAGTGAGGAAGAGCTG GAGCACAGCCAGGACACAGACGCGGAGGATGGGGCCTTGCAGTAA
- the RALY gene encoding RNA-binding protein Raly isoform X1, producing MSLKIQTSNVTNKNDPKSINSRVFIGNLNTAVVKKSDVETIFSKYGRVAGCSVHKGYAFVQYANERHARAAVLGENGRVLAGQTLDINMAGEPKPNRPKGLKRAASAIYSGYSFDYDYYRDDFYDRLFDYRGRLSPVPVPRAVPVKRPRVTVPLVRRVKTTIPVKLFARSTAITAGSAKIKLKSSELQTIKTELTQIKSNIDALLGRLEQIAEEQKANPDGKKKGDSSSGSGGGSSGGSSRPPAPQEDTASEAGTPQGEAQARDDGDEEGLLTHSEEELEHSQDTDAEDGALQ from the exons ATGTCCTTGAAGATCCAGACAAGCAATGTAACCAACAAGAATGACCCCAAGTCTATCAACTCTCGGGTCTTCATCGGAAACCTCAACACAGCTGTGGTGAAGAAGTCAGATGTGGAGACCATCTTCTCCAAGTATGGCCGTGTGGCCGGCTGTTCTGTGCACAAAGGCTATGCCTTTGTGCAGTATGCCAACGAGCGTCATGCCCGGGCAGCTGTGCTGGGAGAGAATGGGCGGGTGCTGGCCGGGCAGACTCTGG ATATCAACATGGCTGGAGAGCCCAAGCCTAACAGACCCAAGGGGCTAAAGAGAGCAGCATCTGCCATATACAG TGGCTACAGCTTTGACTATGATTACTACCGGGACGACTTCTACGAcag GCTCTTCGACTATAGGGGCCGCCTGTCACCTGTGCCAGTGCCCAGGGCGGTCCCTGTGAAGCGACCACGGGTCACAGTCCCCTTGGTCCGGCGCGTCAAAACCACCATACCTGTCAAGCTCTTTGCCCGCTCCACAGCCATTACTGCCGGCTCAGCCAAGATCAAGT TAAAGAGCAGTGAGCTGCAGACCATCAAGACAGAGCTGACACAGATCAAGTCCAACATCGACGCTCTACTGGGCCGCTTGGAGCAGATTGCCGAGGAGCAGAAGGCTAACCCAG ATGGCAAGAAGAAGGGCGACAGCAGCAGTGGCAGTGGTGGGGGCAGTAGTGGTGGCAGCAGCCGGCCACCAGCCCCCCAGGAGGACACAGCTTCTGAAGCAGGCACACCCCAGGGAGAAGCACAGGCCCGAGACGACGGCGATGAGGAGGGGCTGCTGACGCACAGTGAGGAAGAGCTG GAGCACAGCCAGGACACAGACGCGGAGGATGGGGCCTTGCAGTAA